One region of Armigeres subalbatus isolate Guangzhou_Male chromosome 3, GZ_Asu_2, whole genome shotgun sequence genomic DNA includes:
- the LOC134222292 gene encoding uncharacterized protein LOC134222292, protein MGDCDPVATPADHNQKLTKQMSPISEDERKQMKKVSFRELVGGLQFLVCCTRADISFAVNAVSQFSSDPGKSHWTSAKRILRYLKGTKEMKIIYKKQEDESLTGFSDADWGNDIETRRSTTGYVFMKSGGPIS, encoded by the coding sequence ATGGGGGACTGTGATCCAGTTGCGACCCCGGCGGACCACAATCAAAAACTGACGAAGCAGATGAGTCCTATCAGTGAGGATGAACGAAAGCAGATGAAGAAAGTTTCGTTCCGTGAGCTGGTGGGAGGTCTCCAGTTCCTGGTGTGTTGCACGCGCGCGGACATCAGTTTTGCCGTGAATGCAGTCAGCCAGTTTAGCAGCGATCCAGGCAAATCGCACTGGACATCAGCGAAGCGCATTTTGCGGTACCTGAAAGGAACGAAGGAGATGAAAATTATTTACaagaaacaagaagacgaaagtTTGACTGGGTTCAGTGATGCGGACTGGGGAAACGACATCGAGACGCGACGGTCCACCACGGGATATGTGTTCATGAAGTCAGGCGGACCGATATCGTGA